A single Syntrophorhabdales bacterium DNA region contains:
- a CDS encoding biotin/lipoyl-containing protein — protein MTLTQDEIIRILKLVEESTFDELHLETGELKLIVKKGGCESTPKPVNAPHPGPAPTLPDPVPTPIAKKQEKAARPRAGKDKATQAATGREEIPIKAPLLGTVYRRPAPDSPHYVEIGSIVKEEDTVCLIEVMKVFTAVKAGVRGRIKEILVETNDMVEYGQPLFMVEPETGLS, from the coding sequence ATGACACTAACGCAAGACGAGATAATCCGGATACTCAAACTGGTGGAGGAATCCACGTTTGACGAATTACACCTGGAAACAGGTGAACTGAAGCTGATCGTGAAAAAGGGTGGATGCGAAAGCACTCCGAAGCCCGTCAATGCTCCACACCCGGGACCTGCACCCACCCTCCCCGATCCGGTTCCCACACCAATTGCAAAGAAACAAGAAAAGGCTGCCAGACCGCGTGCAGGCAAGGATAAGGCCACACAAGCAGCCACAGGGCGCGAGGAAATCCCTATTAAAGCCCCATTATTGGGCACAGTCTACAGAAGGCCGGCACCCGATTCGCCTCACTACGTTGAAATCGGTTCTATTGTAAAGGAAGAGGATACGGTGTGCCTTATAGAAGTCATGAAGGTCTTCACCGCGGTAAAAGCGGGGGTACGCGGTCGCATAAAAGAGATACTGGTAGAGACCAACGACATGGTCGAGTATGGGCAGCCGCTCTTCATGGTGGAGCCTGAAACAGGGCTTTCCTGA
- a CDS encoding isochorismatase family cysteine hydrolase has product MVDESVRKRIAAQIKPGRTALVVVDVQNDFCHPEGVFGRRGFDLSHVEKSVDRLLPFVEQCRTWEMPVVFVRTIHSNWTDSDSWVGRLAGAGREMPICRPETWGAEFYKVAPHVGDFITTKHRFSGFVGTDLNLVLRARRIETLLMTGVASNVCVETTARDGYNLDYRIIYVEDCCGAFSLEEHQSAILNMNKYFGVAVDSATFSEIMESLT; this is encoded by the coding sequence ATGGTTGATGAATCTGTGAGGAAGAGAATCGCCGCTCAAATCAAGCCGGGCAGGACAGCCCTGGTCGTCGTTGATGTCCAGAACGACTTCTGCCATCCTGAGGGGGTCTTCGGAAGAAGAGGTTTTGACCTCTCTCACGTGGAAAAGTCGGTTGACCGGCTGCTTCCTTTCGTAGAGCAATGCCGCACGTGGGAAATGCCTGTTGTGTTCGTACGGACTATTCACAGCAATTGGACGGATTCGGATTCATGGGTTGGCCGGCTGGCAGGGGCGGGGAGAGAAATGCCCATATGCAGGCCGGAAACATGGGGTGCCGAATTTTACAAGGTTGCTCCCCACGTGGGCGATTTCATCACGACGAAGCATCGCTTCAGCGGCTTCGTCGGGACCGATCTGAACCTGGTGCTGCGCGCCAGGCGGATAGAAACACTGCTCATGACCGGGGTTGCTTCGAACGTGTGTGTGGAAACCACCGCTCGCGACGGCTACAACCTTGACTATCGCATAATTTACGTCGAGGACTGCTGCGGCGCGTTCTCTCTTGAAGAGCACCAATCAGCCATTCTGAACATGAACAAATACTTCGGCGTTGCGGTTGACTCAGCAACATTTTCAGAAATTATGGAGAGTCTTACCTAG